The Plasmodium sp. gorilla clade G2 genome assembly, chromosome: 3 region taaaaaaaaactcaaaacctaattatatatatatatatttattaccttttaatttattaccAATTTCCTATCAAATTCAATTTgtatttcaaataaaaaaaatgactaattatagaaaaaaaaatttcgtaattaaaataaatttctaggttatataaataattcaataTGGAAAATTTAAGTGAAATACATTTTCATTATGtctataaaagaaaaaaatattaataaaaagcCCATAACCATATCATtacttataattattttaaaataatattcattgaaaaaataagccaaataagtatatttttttttttttttttttattgataaGTAAATAATGTCAGATGATGtttcaattttttcttatgaAAAGTACCTAAAATTTATCAACATGTAAATaatttgtttaaaaaaattattcacatatattatactatGAACAATTTTAGAATGTTATCTAATTTGaattttataacatatacatttttatattcatttaatacAAAGAAATCTTGAAAatctataaaaattatatatgttcatatataaaaaaaagaaaacttGATTAAACATAATtaaatcatttaaataataataataagaaaaatgttGGTTATTATCAggttttaaattttttaaaaaattaaataattcgattgtacaattttttttttctatatcttGTCATTTGTTCATGAtattgtcttttttttttttttttttccaaataGCTATAGATTAAGGACGAAAAGTAATTTTcgatcatataatatttggaaaaaaaaaaaaaaaatacgaaaatttatttacatatactTGAAATagctaatttttttttttttttttttttgttcataattttaaaaaaatatattatgacaaaatatttaaaaaatgaacgagtcataatttttttttttttttttttttttttaacttttgAAAAGCCATTTTTAATAGTTGTTCAGCATAAAACTGTTGTTCATATGGAGAATACTaccaaaatatatagaatatattattaaattaaatatgttaaggttttaattatttataagataatggaaattatgaaaatgtcATAAATTATTTCCTAGTTAGCCATAGAATGGTTGATTAGGTAGCTtttcaaaaagaaaaaaaaaaaaaaaaaaaaaaaaaaaaacaacataaaataaaataaataataataataataaacaaataaagacATTTATACCccaattaaaataaattattttatttattatttttataattgttatcttttatttttatccttttttttttattttttatttatatataataatacatattatattacgaccaaattttataaaatctacatatttttaaattcttcttttttttttatatatatatatatttttttttattataatatttcatatgtCTTCATAACaatgatatttttattttttatgtattttttcatattcttttaaatatatatttgtattttgttatatttttattatattcatattttttttttttttttttttgtgtgtcgccatttcttttatttacaaGTTTAAGATCTAAGgcgaataatatatttttcatacgTTTTTAGAAACTGTCTTTTATAACACATTACGCCTGTTTCTCTACCTGaaatatttgttattattattgtcaatTTCTGTTATATGTTTTAGAACATTTTAACTTTATCTATTTTAAACCGTcagttaaaaaaatatatatattcatacatacatacatacatacatacctATTTCTTcatctaaaaaataaaacaaatatcaAATGAAGAAAGcatttgtattaatattttcctgTCTCTTACTTTTTTTGCATCTGCACACTGTAAGAACGCATTATGCCAAAAATGAAGAGACAAATAATAAGGATACTAAATTGAAAAAGAAACGTAATTCCAAAACTttcaataaaaaattaacaaacAAATCCTTTCTTCAAGTACAACATACTGTATCAACTAGATCTGTACCACCGCCACCATGTCTTGGAGATGATTGCTTCTGCCAAAATTATTACGATTTAACATTAATTTTGGATGAATCTGCAAGCATAGGATCAAAAAATTGGAAAAACCATGTTATTCCATTTActgataaaattataaacgATTTAACAATAAGCAAAAATGAAGTACATGTAGgaattttgttattttctAGTAAAAATAGAGATTACGTCACTTATGGTGATGAATTAAGATATCAAAAAGATGAGCTTCTAAAAAAggtagaaaaattaaaaaaagactATTATTGTGGAGGAGGAACAAAAATATTAGGTGCATTGAAATATTCTCTGGAAAATTAtacaaaacataaaaatgttaGATATAATGCACCTAAAGtaacaatattatttacTGATGGTAATGAAAATTCTGCATCTAATAAACAACTTTTGGAAATGGGTTTGACATACAGAAGAGAACGAGTAAAGTTATTAGTTCTTGGTGTAGCAGCTGCTGAAGATAAAAAGTTAAAATTAATAGCTGGGTGTGAAGAAAATACCAACTGCCCATATTCCATGAAAGCAGAATGGGAAACTATAAATGACATAACAAAGAgattaacaaataaaatatgtcaTACAGAATCGGAAATAGAACCAGAACCACAGCCAGAACCTTCCACACCAACAACACATTGCCAAGGTGATGATTGCTTTTGTGAGGATTATTACGATTTAACTTTAATTTTAGATGAGTCACGAAGTATAACTCTCAACAAATGGAAGAATGACGTAGTTCCATTTGCCGAAAAAGTtttgaataatttaaatatcgACAAAGATAAAATACATGTTGGAATTATGCGTTTCGCTAAATCTATGAAAACGGATACAGGTTATGAGCAGGAAACAAGATATATGAAAAACGATTTGATAAAATTAGTTagagatttaaaaaataaatatggatCTGGTGGTGCTACCCATCTTGTCGATGCTTTACAATATTCATTAAAAACTTTTACAAGACACCCCAATAATAGAGTCGATGCACCTAAGGtaacaatattatttacGGATGGTAATGAAACTtctaaaaaggaaaaagataTACGAGATATAGgattattatatagaaaagaaaatgtaaAGCTAATAGTAGTAGGGGTTAATTTAGCTACGGAGAAAagtttaaaattattagCTGGTTGTACtgaaaatgaagaatgtCTACGAGTTATTAAATGCGAATGGAATGATTTAACAAATATAACTAAAATACTTACGGATAAGATATGTAATACAGGATCGGTAGAATTACCAAAACCTGAAGAGAATCCTGAACCAGTAGAAAAACCAAATCCAGAAGAAAATCCTAATCCAGTGGAAAAACCAAATCCAGAAGAAAATCCTAATCCAGTGGAAAAACCAAATCCAGAAGAAAATCCTAATCCAGTGGAAAAACCCGAACCCGAAAAGAATCCTTGTATAAACATGGAAGATTGCTATTGTAAAGATTTTTATGATCTAACTTTAGTTTTAGATGAATCAGCTAGTATATCTGATTTAATATGGAAAAACGAAGTTATTCCATTTGCTTTggaaattattaaaagaataaatataagttATAAAAATGTGCACATGGGCGTTTTGCTTTTCTCTGAATACACTAGAGATGTTGTTAGATTTTATGATAATGCAAGATATGAAAAAGGGACACtacaaacaaaaataaatgatcTAAAAAGAGATTATAGAAGTGGAAAGAAGACATATATAACACAAGCTCTACGATATGCATTAACATATTATAGCAAACTTTCAAATAGAAAAGAAGCACCTAAAGTAACCATGTTATTTACAGATGGAAATGATTCCAATGAATCAGAAAAGGGATTAAATGACATTGCATTGTTATATAGAAAAGAACATGTGAAATTATTGGTAGTAGGAGTTTCTACAGCAAGTGAGAATAAATTGAAAATGTTAGTTGGTTGTGCAACAAATGTTGTTTGCCCATTTGTTATTAAAACGGAGTGGGGATTATTGAAAAGTGTATCAGAAGtgtttgtaaaaaaaatatgtgacACTGGAGTGGTATTGCCACCTGGAAGTCCCTCTGAATCAAACCCTGGAAATCCTTCCGAATCATCACCTGGAAATCCTTCCGAATCATCACCTGGAAGTCCCTCCGAATCAACACCAGGAAATCCCTCTGAATCATCACCAGGAAGTCCCTCCGAATCAACACCTTCTTGCAGTGGAACCGAATGTTTATGTCACAATACCTACGACTTAACATTAATTATAGACGAATCTGCAAGTATCGGATATTCTAACTGGGAAAAGGAAGTAGTTCCCTTTACTGTAGGAATTGCAAGTAATTTAGAAATAAGTGAAAAGAAAGTAAACATgggaatattattattttctgacAAGATTAGAGAGTTCATTAAATATGGACAAAAAGAAAGTTATGATAAAATTAACTTAGTAAGAAGAATACAcgatttgaaaaaatattataaatcagGAGGATTTTCATATATAGTAGAAGCTTTGAAATATggattatattcatatgcaAAAAGTACATCTACTAGATTAGATGTTCCTAAAGTAAATATTTTGCTTACTGATGGGAATAATACAAATACGtctgattttattttaactgaaGTGAGTTCCTTATATAAGAAAGAAAACGTAAAGTTATTATTGATTGGTATTGGAGGTCCTACTATACATAAGTTAAGATTGTTAGGTGGTTGTGATAAATCGGATGGTGATTGTCCATATGTTGTAAAAGCAGAAtggaataatttaaaatatacatcaaatttaattattaataaaatatgtcaTACAGATACTCCAGTAGAAAAACCAGGAGATAGTTCATCTGTATGTAATTCTAAGGATGATTGTATATGTAAGAATTATTTTGACTTGACATATATTGAAGTTCCAACATTAAATAGTACTTATACATGGAAAAGTGAGTTTATGGATtgttcaaaaaatataatgaatagtTTTGTTATAGATAAAAATCAGGTACATGTTTCCTTGATAATATCTTTAGAAAAGAAGTCTGTTCACCAAGGCTTTGATGATGTtaattcttataataaaaatgaattagtAAAAACATTAGGAAAGTTAGAGAATTCTATGGTTTTAAACAAAACGAATATATTAGATTCATTAGTATATGGTATTCAACAATCTTTTGGAAAAGGACATAGAGAAAACGCGCCAAAAGTTACTATATTATTAACAAATAGTAATAGTGATTTATCTGATGAGAAGGCATTACAAGATATATACTTAAATTACAAAGAGAGATCAATTAAGTTATTAATTATAGGTATAGGTATAACGAATAAGGAAAAATTACTTCATGCTGGAGGATGTAATATGAATGGGAATAATTGTCCACATGTATATGCATCTAAAAGTTTTTCATATATTGGTGGTGTTGATACATTTTTAGAAGTAAACAAATGTgataatagtagtagtagtgaTAATAATGGAGGTGACAATGGGAATGGGACAGAAGGAAATGTAAATCCAGATACACCTTCatgtaatgataatgatgatgatgataaatgtaataatgatgacagtaatataatatgtactAAAGTTTTAGATATAGCTGTAGTATTAGATCAGTCTAGTAATATATCCAAAGATCAATGGAATGTATATGTAAAACAGTTTGTTATAAATACAGTGAACCAAAACTATTTGTCAAAATATCGAAGTCATATAACTATTGTAAAAATGGGAAAGAGTACTAAAGAAAAATGGagtttaaacaaaaaaattagttatcaaaagaagaagattattaaaaaaataaacaaattacCAATATCTTATTCAAAGAAGAAGGATATAGCAAAGAGCTTAAAGTATGTAAGGACAaaagtatttaaaaaaagtgaaacaaatagaaaaaaattaataataatgttagtTGAAGGAAAATCAAACAGTAATATGAATGATTTGAGAAAAGAAGTTGGATTATTAAAagtaaataatattgattttTTTGCATACGCAATAGATAATATAGACCAAACAGAATACAAAATACTTGGAGATTGTGAAAGTTCAGTAGACATGGGAATTATGGGGAATTCACCATCATCTCCTTCTTATTTGCcatgtaaaaatatagttAAGGTATCATGGGATACATTATTATCTTCAACAGATATACATATGAAGTATATTTGTAATGGTTATCCTGAAGATGCCGAATGTTCTGAATGGGAAGAATGGAGTCCCTGCCCTGAAAATTGTCCaacaattaataataataataataataatagaacaTATTTTCCACATCTAAGCAAACGGGAAAGGAAAGGACCATATACATTAAAAGGAGAAGAATATATGGGTGAGAAATATGGAAGTTCTTGTATGGAATTAAAATCTATTGAATATCGATCATGCCCTATAAATGCAGGTTGTAATGATATGTGTGGAGATTTTGGTGAATGGAGTGAGTGTAGTGCAACATGTGGAGAAGGTATACGAGTAAGAAATAGAGATAATTCTTTAGACAATGATGACAaatgtaaattatttaattcaacTGAGATGGAAGCATGTAATATTCAAGaatgtgatgataataataatgtagatATATGTGAGGATATTGGAGAATGGAGTGATTGGTCCTCTTGTTCTAAAACTTGTGGATATTCAACAAGAAGTAGAACGTTTAGTATTTTACCAGAATATATAGGAGAATATCCTAACTGCAAAACATTTGAAAGGAGTGAAACAGAAGTATGTGCTTTTATTCCTGCATGTTCTGATGAAACATGTTTTGAATGGGAAGAGTGGAATGAATGGTCTTCTCCATGTAGTCCTAGGAAAAGAGTTCAGAAAGCTCgagtattaaaaaataatggtGTTATTAATAGTAGTGgcgataataataataataataataataatgctaAAAGAGGGATGGAGCATACACATTCTACATTTActtcttataataataaaaaatctgATTTATGTGAAGAAGAAGTGCgacattatttaaataaagtaGAATATGATGAGGAATCTACATGTGAAAATAAAAACCCTTGTGGTGATTGGTCAGACTGGTCTGAGTGTGATAGGACATGTAATGTTGGTGTTCGAATAAGACATTTTATATCTCACATGTTTGATATGGTTTCAGATGAAGATGAAAAGGAATGTttagaatattataataaagttGAAACGGAAGATTGTTTGCATTTACCACCATGTGACGGAGGTGAATGTAGTGATTGGGAAACTTGGGTAGAATGTAAAGAAGAAGATATGATTGGAAACAATTGTCATAaaccaaataaaaaaatattaactaGAAAGTTGGAattattgaaaaataaagatataacaAGATCAAAAAATACATCTGATGTTTGTAATGACTATACATTATTTAGAGAAGAAGATTGTCCTCAATTAAATGATACATGTATAAATGCATTATGTAATGAATGGGAAGAATGGGGAGATTGTTCCAGTACTTGTGGAGAGGGGTCatttaaaataagaaaaagaaaagcaCCTTTAGAATTGATACCTGCATCTCAAGATATAAATGGAAATATTGGTTTGACATGTGcacaacaaaatataaaagttgAGGAAAGAGAAGCTTGTATAGTTCCAGCATGTGAAGATGAATCTACAAACGGAGGAACAGTAGTAGATGGATCTACTACTCCTTCTTCTCCATCTGacagtaataataatgatggcTCATCGGGTAATAATACAGGAGattcaaatgataaaaaGGGTATGGGAACAGGTGAAAAGGTTTCGATAGCTGCTGGAGTAATAGGATTAGTAGCCTTAGCAGCAGGAGGTTTGATATATGGATACAATACGTTAAATGGTGGTGAGCCCCCTCATAGTTCTAATATGGAATTTGAAAATGTGGAGAACAATACAGGTGCAGAAGAGCAAGAAAATGAGGATTTTGAGGTAGTGGACGCGGATGACCCTATGTGGAACTAATCCACAtgtctttaaaaaaaaaaataaaaaataaaataaaagaaaataaaagaaaataaaagaaaataaaagaaaataaaagaaaattacgtttgtgaataaataaatatatatgttatatatgcTGGTGAATAGAAAGCCctttttgtaataataatatttcttggattttttttcttattttttgttaatatttatatattatatatacggactaacatatatatatatatatatatatatatatatgtatatttatttatttatttatatatattttaaattttgttAAGATTCATTGGTTctatacaaaataaacattataaaaatatcattCCCACTggatacatacatatatatttatatatatatatatatatttattgttttgTATTTATGAGGGGAATAAACTTTTAGTTCGAATaagtttaaaatattaaataaatgtaatatgcgtattcttattttaataagtacatcaattttataaatgcaaagctaaaaaaaaattcttttctTATGTCtagaagataaaaaaataaaaaaatacatacatatattatattctatatatatgagGAACATTTTGAGggattattatgatatttaatattatctaatatattaaaattatatatatatatatatatatttttgtatttttaattctatatatatatatatagagaaaaaaaatggattTTGAAATATGTTCGGACGATGATAATTttcaaaaggaaaaaaaggaGCATTTAGATATTTCTTACTTTGAGAAATTCATCGTGGATGctgataataaagaaaattttgATAAAAGCTATGATACTTATTTTAAGACTGTTAATAAGGATTTCATATATACGTgtcatcatatttttaatgcTCATAACGAGGATAATGTGAAGAAagtaaatttaaaaaaaaaaaaaaaagaagaaatatataaatatataaatatatgtatatatacagTACAACATTGAACATTTCATAAAgaatgtaaaatatttaattgttgtagattttatcatattatgaACCAAATGTGGATATAGAAGAGTTCAATAAGAAAATAGCACGTGCTTACAAGTACATTCAAAAAATgagtaaaattttttttttttttttttctggatatacattttaatatatgttatattgtCTTTATAGTTTTAAATATGTGTTGCTTGAGAATAATAGGATGCGTCAAGAGGATAAATATTTGGTAGttcacaatatatatatatatatatatatatatatatatatatttttatattattcatttgcAATTTGttgtattataattataattataattatacgTTTGTctttcattttaaaaaatatttcactAATAAATTGACCATCAGGAGAGTTTGTTAAAGATAGAAAATGATCTGAGAAATCATAAATTGAAACTTAGGTATACAAaattgtacatatatatatatatatatatatatatatatttatttatttatttatgattGTGTTTTTTTCATTGCAACTTTTTAGTTATGACAAGGATGCAGAAAAAGTTATGAACAAAAGGAACTATAGAGAATATGAAAATTGTGAAAAATGTGATttggtaatatatatatttatgtactACTAAGCATAattgaaagaaaaatatatatatatatatatatatatatatgtatgtatatttttttttttttttttttcttatcctTTTGTGAAggaaaaagaatatttaaagaaaaggaaaagaattgattttataataaaatattttataaatgcaGCAAAAGAAATAAACAACATAGATCTAAAGTGTGGGAATTCATTTTTTAGTTATGAtcatttatgttttttacAAAGAAAATTTTTGCTTGAAAAAATAGAAGATATGAATGAACTTACACAAAACAATGCTCTtatgaataaatttattgataaaactgaaagagaaaatatatttaaagaacctatggaaaataatgaaaagaatgaGAAATATTTACAAGAAAATTATCCAgacaaattatatacatacaagTTGGATGAagattgtttatttttaaaacctCATAATATCGATTCCTTTTTTCTCttagatttaaaaaatatttatggtCTGTTCCAAAAAAGTTATATactcataaatatatatatatatatatatatacatatatatttattatgtgtTATTTCCTTTTCAAGTTGGAAAACAAATCAGGgggaagaaaaaatatggtTATTTATGTCTAATCAAATATTTAAGTAATTTtgatgaatatttttatagaaaggaaaaaaaggAGAAGGAAAGAAATGAATTCCCTTATGATcaaagaaagaaaatatttgaaaagtTGGAAGATGTAGATTATAATTCTGTAATAGAGAAAATGGTTAGTTATAAAggggaatatatatatatatgttcatacatttttttttttttttttttttttttttagggtgaaaaatattttcttccaTTACCAAAGGAGGATGTAGAAAAAAGTTAGCTATATTCAATAAATTTGAAATgttattaatttctttttgtaGATGTATTCATATGTTCCTATAATAATTAATGTGATAAAtgtttaaacaaaaaaaaaaaaaaaaaaaaaacattttctttctttctttcttactttgtgtttataatatgtatggtTCAGATATTAAGGAGTTACGCATTTTAAAGTTTTTATTGTTGAAACTATTTAGAAAAAGGTTAagtcaaaatatatatatatatatatatatgtatgtatgtatttagaattatattttaataatttcaaCTTGTATATTCCATTTTCTCCTCATCATAGGTGTAAATCAAAACATTGTGATAGGAAATTCTCATTTCCATTAAAAATTGTTATTACGGGAAAAATAAAGAGAGGTAtcatatattcaaaaaaaaaaaaaaaaaaatgcacttatatgtataaatataaacatatatatatatatatatatatttatatatgtgttattattttttttcctttttagaAACGCTACTTTTAGCTAGATACCTGAAAAAAAAGTTcacattaaaaatatacgATTTTAATAAGATAAAAAAGGAAGTTGAACATATatgtagtaataataatagatatatatcaaacggtaattataaataattaatagtTATAAGGGTTACacataaaaagaaaacatatgaatatatatatattcataaatattatatatatatatatatatatatatatatatatatatattttgaatatatgtCTAACAACATCAGACGAGAATGTAACaaacaaaataaacataataaaaaagctAAAagagatattaaaaaaacttGATGAAAAGAAAGAGAATACTTTTCAAGtagatttattatattatcgtataaaatatgatgaagatatattttatagagataaagaaaaaagaaataagaaaattatgaaaaatggaaagatgaaaaaatattatggttacattattataaacttttttttttcattaaaagattatataatgtatgaatataaagcaaagaaattttttctt contains the following coding sequences:
- a CDS encoding circumsporozoite- and TRAP-related protein: MKKAFVLIFSCLLLFLHLHTVRTHYAKNEETNNKDTKLKKKRNSKTFNKKLTNKSFLQVQHTVSTRSVPPPPCLGDDCFCQNYYDLTLILDESASIGSKNWKNHVIPFTDKIINDLTISKNEVHVGILLFSSKNRDYVTYGDELRYQKDELLKKVEKLKKDYYCGGGTKILGALKYSLENYTKHKNVRYNAPKVTILFTDGNENSASNKQLLEMGLTYRRERVKLLVLGVAAAEDKKLKLIAGCEENTNCPYSMKAEWETINDITKRLTNKICHTESEIEPEPQPEPSTPTTHCQGDDCFCEDYYDLTLILDESRSITLNKWKNDVVPFAEKVLNNLNIDKDKIHVGIMRFAKSMKTDTGYEQETRYMKNDLIKLVRDLKNKYGSGGATHLVDALQYSLKTFTRHPNNRVDAPKVTILFTDGNETSKKEKDIRDIGLLYRKENVKLIVVGVNLATEKSLKLLAGCTENEECLRVIKCEWNDLTNITKILTDKICNTGSVELPKPEENPEPVEKPNPEENPNPVEKPNPEENPNPVEKPNPEENPNPVEKPEPEKNPCINMEDCYCKDFYDLTLVLDESASISDLIWKNEVIPFALEIIKRINISYKNVHMGVLLFSEYTRDVVRFYDNARYEKGTLQTKINDLKRDYRSGKKTYITQALRYALTYYSKLSNRKEAPKVTMLFTDGNDSNESEKGLNDIALLYRKEHVKLLVVGVSTASENKLKMLVGCATNVVCPFVIKTEWGLLKSVSEVFVKKICDTGVVLPPGSPSESNPGNPSESSPGNPSESSPGSPSESTPGNPSESSPGSPSESTPSCSGTECLCHNTYDLTLIIDESASIGYSNWEKEVVPFTVGIASNLEISEKKVNMGILLFSDKIREFIKYGQKESYDKINLVRRIHDLKKYYKSGGFSYIVEALKYGLYSYAKSTSTRLDVPKVNILLTDGNNTNTSDFILTEVSSLYKKENVKLLLIGIGGPTIHKLRLLGGCDKSDGDCPYVVKAEWNNLKYTSNLIINKICHTDTPVEKPGDSSSVCNSKDDCICKNYFDLTYIEVPTLNSTYTWKSEFMDCSKNIMNSFVIDKNQVHVSLIISLEKKSVHQGFDDVNSYNKNELVKTLGKLENSMVLNKTNILDSLVYGIQQSFGKGHRENAPKVTILLTNSNSDLSDEKALQDIYLNYKERSIKLLIIGIGITNKEKLLHAGGCNMNGNNCPHVYASKSFSYIGGVDTFLEVNKCDNSSSSDNNGGDNGNGTEGNVNPDTPSCNDNDDDDKCNNDDSNIICTKVLDIAVVLDQSSNISKDQWNVYVKQFVINTVNQNYLSKYRSHITIVKMGKSTKEKWSLNKKISYQKKKIIKKINKLPISYSKKKDIAKSLKYVRTKVFKKSETNRKKLIIMLVEGKSNSNMNDLRKEVGLLKVNNIDFFAYAIDNIDQTEYKILGDCESSVDMGIMGNSPSSPSYLPCKNIVKVSWDTLLSSTDIHMKYICNGYPEDAECSEWEEWSPCPENCPTINNNNNNNRTYFPHLSKRERKGPYTLKGEEYMGEKYGSSCMELKSIEYRSCPINAGCNDMCGDFGEWSECSATCGEGIRVRNRDNSLDNDDKCKLFNSTEMEACNIQECDDNNNVDICEDIGEWSDWSSCSKTCGYSTRSRTFSILPEYIGEYPNCKTFERSETEVCAFIPACSDETCFEWEEWNEWSSPCSPRKRVQKARVLKNNGVINSSGDNNNNNNNNAKRGMEHTHSTFTSYNNKKSDLCEEEVRHYLNKVEYDEESTCENKNPCGDWSDWSECDRTCNVGVRIRHFISHMFDMVSDEDEKECLEYYNKVETEDCLHLPPCDGGECSDWETWVECKEEDMIGNNCHKPNKKILTRKLELLKNKDITRSKNTSDVCNDYTLFREEDCPQLNDTCINALCNEWEEWGDCSSTCGEGSFKIRKRKAPLELIPASQDINGNIGLTCAQQNIKVEEREACIVPACEDESTNGGTVVDGSTTPSSPSDSNNNDGSSGNNTGDSNDKKGMGTGEKVSIAAGVIGLVALAAGGLIYGYNTLNGGEPPHSSNMEFENVENNTGAEEQENEDFEVVDADDPMWN